The Eleginops maclovinus isolate JMC-PN-2008 ecotype Puerto Natales chromosome 6, JC_Emac_rtc_rv5, whole genome shotgun sequence DNA segment AAGACAAGAACATCTGGATCCGCCCTGACCACACGGGGGTCGAAGTCCATGACTCGCAGACCCTCCAGGCTCTGAGCCCGAGACAAGGCAACGTAAGCCTGGCCACTTTCAAAGACGCGTGCCAGCGAGATCTCCACGCAGTCAAGTGTCATTCCCTAAAaataatgtcagaaaaaaaacattttacaacccAGACTTTGTCAGTCAAAATGAGTGTTGATAGGCAATTGCGATAAaccacataaaataaatatataaacaaaaagcaacTTAGGCAAAACCTCCATCCCAGTTTGCCATCCTCAGATATTGCATTTATTCTATGCCACCACTTTTCCAATTTAAAAAGGGGATGCGGGTGGGGTGATTTCCCTTTTCCCCATGCTTTAGCTCCTTAGCTGTAGATCAAACATGGGGACACTCAATTACCTGAGAGGGTGACTGGTGTCAGGATATAGATTTTGCTGTGGGAGCTGGTGGTGAGACAGCTGAGTGAATGGTGATTACACAATTACAGCTCATTTGTGGGGGCAGTAACATCGggttagtgttttttttatttgtccatCCAGGTCTTTATAGCACATTTCCTACATAATTTCTCTATGCCtgctatgtgtttttttctttcatgtcCTTGCCTTTATCAGACAGCACACAGACAAAGGAAAGGAAGCGAGGAGGGCTGAGCTATAGGCAAACTGcgacaagtttaaaaaaagaaatacaagcTTCTCGAGTTTCACTCTCAAACAACTATAACAGTTACAGTTTGccatcgttttttttttttttttttaaaggttgatCAATGTTTATCAGCGAAACACTATGCATGTTCTCTCGGTAAACTTGGGGACTTACATGCTCTGACTGTTAATGGCTCAGAGCGTGAGAGTGCCTGGCTATCCCTCACAATGAAATGTACGATTGGGAAAATAGTGGTATAAATAGTACTGTGCAAACTGAACAAAGAAGCTCTTTAAATCTAAACCAGAACTGCATCCAGAATCCACTCTGCTACCCATTAGTAAACTACATTataacaaatattacatttctacaAAGCTACTCtactaaatattttaaaaatggaaaaacacttcagacagGTCCAAGCCCGTCCCCCTGCATTAGTCATAGTTATTACGATTAATCCACCAGGAATCAATAATGTTATTCATAATGTTTTGCCAATCATTTTTTGTGAAAATTCCTGCTGGAGATGCTACAGAAAGGACATTGCATGACAATGACTAAAAGATTGATTGAAGAGGGACCTAATGCCTGTCAGTGTTATATCTCCActgctgtgctgctgtcagacaaaataaatgataatgataatcGACTActttatggaaatgtattttgtgtttcacATTATAAAAAATTAGGATGTTATTAATTATTCCTTTATTAATCCTTAATTAGTCCACTCAGACAATTCAATCCAACCTGAAGCTATTTTTGGTGGTCTAGGTGAAtataaaagcaatacaaaataaatattaattagtTTCAGGCTAATTGAATTTGGATTGTCAATTGAGTTACGCATTCATGAAAAGCAACACTGGTTTCCTTCGGCTCCAAAGAACATGTGTTCCACGAAGACGAACTGATTTAATTGCGGTgatttcagtgttttcatgCAAGATACTAACCTGGCTCTTGTGGATGGAGATGGCCCAGGCCAGTTTGAGAGGTAGCTGCTGTCGACTCAGGTGGATCCCTCCACCCGACTTGAACACCCAGCGCTCAAGCTTCAGCACTTCTGTGACGCCACACAGGAAATGGACACGTGGGAGTCCTGGGGAGACGGTGAATGAGTCAGTACATGGTTGGACAAAGATCTACCCAACTGGAAAGACACAAGCCGTGGCAATAAAAGCCATTTgtgggttgttgtttttttgcctgATACACcattaaaaatgtgctttctaTTAAATATCCTTCAATTACTATCTCTCAAAGTAATTGTCTGCTGTTCTACGTCACTTAAGGGCATAGTCTGGCTTTTCTGAGCAATGAATCTCCAAACAACGAgatccataaaaaaaaagaaaatactgacCATGTTTTCCATTCTCAAAGGCCACAACAACACCTCGTGCTCCGTTCACCAGACCTCGAGCGACATCCAGGTTCTTTGTCAGCATGACCTTAAGGAGAAGAATCGCCACATTACAAAGAGTGCCTTGAATCAAACTGAGTGCACAGTTACTAATACAACACATGTAGAAAGTGTAGGGTTATATGCCTGATTGCAATAGATTGTGGGGAATATAAAGTTCACTCACCTGGGCTCCCACTTTGAGTTGGATCAGTCTGCTGACGGGGCTGTGAGCATCTATCGTCTTCACCAGGGCGGGGTCGCTGTCAAGTGCCTCAAACACACGCACTGAACCTAAAAAAAAGGGACATGGAGATATTCATGTTTAATTGGTTTCCTTCCGCAGGCAGTTTTGAATAGAGAAGTATGACATGGGAAACTGGCAAACAGTGATATCGTTGATAGAGTATGAAACCAAGGAAATTGATTAAAGATAATGACAAATGTTgtcacccccccaaaaaagtcTGATATGCCACAGTTACGGCTTACAAATCAAAGTATAGCAGAACAGGATACAACAGAAAATAAGTGGCGTCTGGCTGAGAGTTGAGGAAACAGCTTTCACAAGGTGACCAGAAGCATATCAGGCCAAGACCATCACTTCTGCCCGTTTCCGATTGGATCAAAAGCCAAACAAAGTAACGCTGTTTCAAACTGCAAATCAAAATCTAATCAGAAAGAAGAAGTCATACCCGGCAGCTGCTGGAGTTTGTTGTCGTTTGTGAGCTCCACGTCATCCTTGTGCGTGCACAGCCTGGTCGCCAGAATGCCTTCCTTCTCGATGCGATGGTAGGCGCTTTCCATCAGCTTCGCCGTGACTTCCTCCGTCACCCTGAATGTTGTTAATTAGGACAGAACTTTTCCTTTCGTAAAGCCATTTATTTGCAGCATAGCACAAATGTTCTGTAGAATACAAAGTGACCTGCTGTGCCCGAAAGGCCTTTAACAGCTAAGAATGCATTTATGCAATACACATAACTACACACATTATCTTCTGCCTTTGGTATAAAGTGGGGTGCATTGGGATCACATTTGCTCTATAGAAAAGTCTATTTTCAGAATGACACTGGGGGAGGAAAGGCAGTGCCCATTACTTTACCTGCCCACTCTCACTTTTTGCAGGAGGGAGATGAAGGACTGGTCAGTTTGCCGCCGCACCTCCATCAGCTCCATGTTGACCTGGATCACCTTACGCCAACTCCTGGCCTGAAGAAGCAGAAGAgatattttttgttaaaaacatCCATTAATGCTCCTAATAGTGTGTGGAACTGATGTGACTGGTAGCAACAGAATGAATCACTCCCTAAAGTAGTGACTTGCATGGAGAATTGCAACAATTAGTAAACTAATCGATTCGTTTGTTGAACAGGAAAACAACCGTTTTATAGTTGGTAAATATTGatagtgtttttcatttaaaaagaggcAGAAGTTGAAGTCTCACGCTGTCAAATGTGgatattttcagcttttttggGTTTATGTCAAATTGACTTATCTTTGGGTATTAGAAATAAACATGATACATTGAAAAGACATccccttggactttgagaagcTGGGGTGGACATTTTCACAAACGAATGATTCATAGAACACTCAATTAGGAAGTCTTACACAGTCCTAATTCACAGCTGCTTTTAAGACccagtgtttattttcaattccaTATTTGAAgcacatgaaatattaaaaatccCATTACCAAATACAcctaaaaaacatgttcaatatgCGTCAGCTGATAAAAGGCTGCTCTAAGAATGTCAAAGTAATATTATATTTCTCCATTAAAAAGAGCAAAAGCAGGATTTTTGGCAGGGTTGTTGTTGAAGTGCATTAGATCcctaaactaaaatgttttggtGTTTCAGTGTAAATTACCCAACCGCTCTAATCCCCATCAGCTTCCTGATACAGTGTTACTAAATCAATGGCATAAACAAATGAGAGAGCTCTAAGATCCACTATGGTCTGACCTGGAAGCAGAAGCTGGCCTTTTCCTTTCCCTTGGAAACAGGAGGCAGCTGCAGGAAGTCGCCACAGATGATCAGCTGAATGCCTCCAAACGGTGCAGTCGACCTCCTCACCGACCTACAAGAGCGCAGTGAGAAGATGTTGCACTGAAGATGacttttataattatatattttacatggCTGCAGTATTTTCATTATTCCTCTTCCGATGGCCTTTAAACTTGTATCAAATCTGCAATGCGTCACAATATAACTCAGTGTCAGAGCttcaataaaaacaggaaatcgGTTTTAACCAAACACTGTTACACCAAGGAAATTGGAATAAACACTGTGGATGTGATGAAAATCGTCATGCTTGAATTCTGTGCTCAAACACCATCAGTTTAACTCTAAGGAACACTTAACTGTGAAAGAATATTAAAGAGGAAATTTGAGTCTGCgtgtaacatttgaaatgttcccAGTGTGCGTTTAAAAACCAAATGCAACATTGCAAACAAACTGTAGCAGTATTTGGTTATTACAGACATTACAGTTGTGTATTTACCTTTTCAGGTTAAATTAAACTCTTAAATCTTACACTTCAAAAAAATGGGTCCATGTTTATGAAAAAGGTATGCCTTGAACCAACAGCTGTCAGAAAGTGCTTTGAATAAAGCAAATTCATAATAACTATCAGGAAAAAGGATATTAACACcttcaaaatgtgcaaatgcaTTTGGTGATGACCAATGACAGTGGCAGGGCACTTGCTCTCTAACAGACTGCTGCCTCACCTTGCCACAGACTCGAGCTTGTCGAAAAACTGGGCCTCCACCATGGAGACCTCGTCGATGATGAGGTGGCGACAGGTGGTccagtgctgcagcaccccAGGCCTCTGAGCCAGCTCAATGCACTGCACCAGCGGGGCCGAGCCGGAGCCAATACCTGAGAGAGCCAGAGTACAGGAGGGTGGAGAGACAGCTGGTCAGAGGGGACACAATTGGCGCAACACCTACACAAATATTCAAATCATACCATCTACTGTTTATTGACATGTAATCAAAAACAGAGACATCTGACTTCTCCTGCACGATTACATTAAAGATTCATAATCACTTATAGGCGTCAGCACGGTACAGAAGACACTATAAGCAAGGTCATAATGGTTAGAACGTTTgaatttgtttctattttactGCAGTTTTGACTGAAAATTAATTCTAGATTTGTTTAGTTCTTTCTTTCTGAGtgttttcaagttgttttcctAAAGGTTtagttttaatatatattgtttatatctGTAGTAATTCTTAAAAGATATTGTATTTATGGTTTCAGTTAACAATTGTCACTGCTTATTTTAGTTTACTGTAATAGCCCTACTTGATAAGTATATCTGAACACTGATacttgtttgtcatttttcaatttatttttcagtttcttgGGTTGAATTTAGCAATTAATTGAAAATGCCGCCTTGGGCTATGGGGGGGGTATCGACAGGCATCTTGACtactgatttattattattattattattattattattattattataataataataatattaaaacaaaataatccacaggtttaaaaaaaggcaactCTAACGAGTCCTTCcagagaaaactgaaaaatgcaCCCAATTATTTTTAGGGGGAGTAATCACCTCTATGCACCTCTCACAACTAATTATGTGTTATTTTCAGAGACACATTTATGTCAGTCTTACATAAAATCAATTTTATATCCTCAGACCCAAAATGACTCACCAGCGAAGTTGTGCAACGTCGTTCCTCCAATGTGACACGCCGCCACTCCTGTGCTGGCTGTGGCAAATGTGCTCTTCGGAGGAAGAGATCCCATGATTCTCTTTAGTAAGAAGGATTTTCCTGTACCTGAAAACAAGACATTGAAGCTTAATATGAACAATTTCGAACAATGTGTTCATTGCCAGATAAAAAGCTTTAGATTAGGAGATGTTGCCTTAAAAGCAGCatcagtaaaacatttcataagTCAGCAAGAAAGTTAGGCAGAATGCATCATGCCAGGCCATATTGTTGACATCTTGTAATTAGAAACGTTTTATAAAGATGCATTTACATCGTGTTCACTGTCAAACACTTACCTGCACTTCCAGTGAAGAAGACATTCTTTCCACTCAGCACAGCACTAAGGACAGCGGCCTGCTCTTTATTCAGCTTACGTGATGGGAGAGACAGGATGGGCTTTTTGCTCGGGTTGGCCTTTACCTAAAATAAAGGACACCTTTAACAGATTAGACACAATACAATAAACAGTATGTGTGGGAAAGATAACAAAtgtattagaaaataaaaggtGGTTCTTAATCCACTTACAGGGCTGAAGTTAGTGTCACTCCTCGACCTTTTGACCTGCTTTCCTGACCCTGCTACAGCGGTCTATTGGTGCGGTCTGCCAGTCCTTTGGGAGCCTCTTTATTCCTTAGATCATTCACCTTCTGGATGTCCTTTTGCTGCAGGGGGCTGATGGCCTCGAAGCTTCGGGGCAGGCCGGCTTTGAGCTTCTCTCGGTCTGTCAGAGGTTTGCTACTCAGCTGGGCCTGGTGTTTGATGCTCAGCGTTTTGAGGAAGAGGTTCAGCCGGTCAGGGGGACAGTTAGAGAAGAGCAGCTGTGTGTTCTCAGGGAGCATTTTAACCGTGCACTTCCCATCCCTGGCGAATTTTGTAAAAAGTTTGAAGTCTTTTAGAGGGTAATTTTGGGAGATTTTTCCGTCGTGGACCCGAATGATTATCTCCTGGAACTCATTCCTGCCCAGCATAACAGAGGCTTTGCGGATGACCTGCCTGCGGGTGGCCTCCCCGGAGGAGTTCAGCTGCTCCACCGTCAGACAGCACTGCAGCTGGGCACCGTCCTCCCCAGCAAACATGGCAGCGACTTTCTGCAAAATACAAGAGTTTCCGAGTATCAATGAACAGTACTTTGCTCAGgtagtttaatataaaatgtatttaatgacgCATGAAACAGTAAGTTAAGTAGTTTTAAACTTACTTGACTGCAACAGAGTCAAATCGCCGCGGCTGGGTTCAGTTCAATCAACACAAACAATCAACATCATCGTAATCTCGCAAGACTAGACAGCAACAATTTGACTGCGTTATAGAAATATACTTTAAATGCACTTACGGGGAACGTTTTTTTCACTTCACCTTTGTTTTTGAGCAGATTAGGTGCTAATCTTTCTCCAATTTGCTTTCTCAGTGTAGTTTCTCCAAACTGTGTACgtgaacacacattttcaaattttCCTTGCGTGAATCCAGCCAATAGCGGAGCCACGCTGTGAGCCAACCAGGGGGAGGGGGTTTAACAATGAAAGCTAGAGGAGGGACGGCCTCCTTGCTGCCCCGACCAATCGCTATTTTCTAGACTTGCAACGTCATTGTGCGAAATACACACGTGGCCATCTGGAGAAGACAACCACTTCACAATAAGGGCGCTATTTTCACGATACAGAAATCACAAATTCTCGTGATTAATTAATATTAGCAGCACTGTTTGAGTCAGTATTGTACAGTGAAAGTGAATTAGAATTCCCGGGAGTTGACATGTTGCATACAAGTAGGGCTACCGTGGTGAAGATAGTTTTATTTTGGATATCCCAGAGCGGTCGATTAAGAATCCAGCGGCATTTTACTAAGTCACACAGTCAGGGGTTTGATTCTTAACAACATTTCGCATTTTAGAGGGCCATTCATATATCGTCTCAATGACACAAATGCAATGTTATTTCAAATAGCTCAGTGCTAACCATATTGAATATATTGTAGTGACTGTAATACACATAATTCAACAATATATAATTTCAAATTAGCACCTTATTTGAAATTATATATTCAAATGTGTGGCAAATCTTTTTTCCATGactgagggttttttttttattggattttgtgtttttctttcatttgatgtgattattttattgaaaattcagcctttttttttcgAAATGCTTTTATGTCATGTGACAAAGAGACCCCAAACCAATGCAGCATTGTAAAACTACACCAGACGAATAAGACACATGTCTTTTATTTGGatttcagtgtttattttagtAAAGAAATAGGTTCAAAGACACAGAGCTATGCTCTTTCTGCTCATTGTCTTACTCCAGCCAAATtctggaaaatatttttgatacTAATCAAATCTCAATCCCACATATGATATCTGCAGTGAATATCTGTGAATCGCATAGATTTAATTTGAGAAttatttcatataaatattttccttaaaatatGCAAGGTATGAGACAATAAAGCAACACaccatttagattttttttttcacatatctGTACATTCTGTGTGAAGCTTTGCAGAACCTGATGAGAGGGGAGCACGCACACCCACAGTCAAACTGCTGTCATTAGACAAGGTTGACTAAATCCAATAAACTTTAAAGTAAGTAACGCACTGATCTTTAATCTGGGAGCGGTCAATGAACTGTGATGAGCAGGGTGAGGGCGTTTGATCAGTGTGCGTCTAGAGAAATGATAACCCCACACTCAGTCTCTGGAAACTAAAAGGTGATGATGAGGGGACAAGTAATGGGGCAggtatatttaaaaagcataacATGATTATTTCTATTCTCAAGAATATAGTCACTGTGTTGGACATTTTTAAGGGTTTTGGTGTTTGACCTGTCTTGCAATGAAAACTGTGTTAAAgttaaaatcacaaacaaaaagatTATAGAATTTCAGATTGGCTCATGTCCATTGATGATCTTTGTGATGACAAAATGTTGATTGGTGTTTTTCCAAAGCAGACCTTCAAGCGAAACTTTCctttagatttaaaatgtgcttttgaagCTAAAAGTCTTCTTGACCATGATGAAGAATCCTATTATTAAAAGCAACATGCTCTGCATGAGGCTGTCCTTGTCAACAGTTAAAGTGGTTAACATTTGAGTTGTAATCCAAGGTGGGTTGTTTGTCTGCGGGCCGCGGATCACAAAATGAGGGTTTAAATTTGACTGCACATTTATAGTAAACACTCGCTTCTGATGTTACTGCAGATACTGCGGCCCATTCAGTAAGTATGAGCACAACACATCAAATGGCTCTATTGAAACCACAACAACTTTTAATACTCTGTGTTCCAGATAAACACAGCAGGGACCGCAGCAACCTTGATTTCCAGGCATAATGTGGAAATGGAAAGACCCATCTAATGGAAGGGAATATTTGAAAGAATTAAGTACTTAGAAGACCATGTTTATATACACTAATTCAGAGCCAGGGGAGCCTCTTAGCAGCAATATGCAATATTACTCAGAAGGACGATTTTCATCTGACCTTGAACAATTTCATAATTAGGTGGAAAAATGGTGAATGTTTGTGCCCTGAgggaaatgtaaataaaaatgactgaagAGATAAAGGTTTACTTTTGAGTGTTACGAGTGTTGTCATTGTGCTCATTCAGTTAAGGCACCAAAACTACCCAATTAGGTTTCAGGGAAAAGATTGAGGTTAATATAAGTGTGCCTACTCTGGGGAT contains these protein-coding regions:
- the pif1 gene encoding LOW QUALITY PROTEIN: ATP-dependent DNA helicase PIF1 (The sequence of the model RefSeq protein was modified relative to this genomic sequence to represent the inferred CDS: inserted 1 base in 1 codon), producing MFAGEDGAQLQCCLTVEQLNSSGEATRRQVIRKASVMLGRNEFQEIIIRVHDGKISQNYPLKDFKLFTKFARDGKCTVKMLPENTQLLFSNCPPDRLNLFLKTLSIKHQAQLSSKPLTDREKLKAGLPRSFEAISPLQQKDIQKVNDLRNKEAPKGLADRTNXTAVAGSGKQVKRSRSDTNFSPVKANPSKKPILSLPSRKLNKEQAAVLSAVLSGKNVFFTGSAGTGKSFLLKRIMGSLPPKSTFATASTGVAACHIGGTTLHNFAGIGSGSAPLVQCIELAQRPGVLQHWTTCRHLIIDEVSMVEAQFFDKLESVARSVRRSTAPFGGIQLIICGDFLQLPPVSKGKEKASFCFQARSWRKVIQVNMELMEVRRQTDQSFISLLQKVRVGRVTEEVTAKLMESAYHRIEKEGILATRLCTHKDDVELTNDNKLQQLPGSVRVFEALDSDPALVKTIDAHSPVSRLIQLKVGAQVMLTKNLDVARGLVNGARGVVVAFENGKHGLPRVHFLCGVTEVLKLERWVFKSGGGIHLSRQQLPLKLAWAISIHKSQGMTLDCVEISLARVFESGQAYVALSRAQSLEGLRVMDFDPRVVRADPDVLVFYNKLRKERLLMQASMDDFLGNSNQENSW